The genomic DNA AGCAGACCTTCGCCCGACATGATCGGGTTCAGCGCGCAGGCTTCTTCCACGCTGACCAACCGGCAGTCGTTGATGCCGATGGATTGAAAAGTCCGGTAGGCCGATTGCAGCCATTCCCACCTGTCCGGCGTGCCCGCCATCGTCAGGCCGCCGGTCATGTGCATGCCGATGTTCTGGCCCGATTCCTCTTCGATGGTGCGCAAAAGGTCGATGGTGTAGGATTGCAGCTGCGCGATGTTCGGATCGGCGTTGAGCGCGTGAACGCCGCCCGCCGCGTGCCAGCTCGATCCGGCGGTCAGTACCGAGCGTTCAATCAGGCAAACGTCGCTCCAGCCCATCTTGGCCAGATGATACAGCACCGACGTGCCCACAACGCCGCCCCCGATAACGACGACCCGGTAATGCGAATTCATGGCTGACCCCTTGCTGATACCCGTTCGGGCTCAGCTTAGCGGCGGTCGGATCGCGCGAATAGACACTTCTGTACATAAATTTGTCTGTTTGCGACCTTTGCGGGATCACGCCGTGCGTTTGAAGGCCGCGGTGGCCACGCCCATCGCCACCAGAGCGGCGCCGCCAACCCGCGACATCCCGGCGAGCACGGCGGGTCTGGCGATGCGGGCGCGCAACCGGTCCGCCAGCAGCGCATAGGCGAGCGCGTTAAGCCCAGCCAGACTGACAAACGTCGCCACGAGGATCGCAAACTGCGGCACCAGCGCGGTGTTCACGTCGATGAACTGCGGCACGAAGGCAATGAAAAAGACGATGGATTTCGGGTTCAGTGCCGTGACGGCCGCGGCGTGTCCGAATACCTGCCGTGCGGAGGTGTCCGTTTGCGCGGTGACGTCCCCGAATTCGGCGCTCCGCGCTGAGCGGAACAGTTTGATCCCCAGATAGACCAGATACACCGCGCCGACCCACTTGAGCATGGTGAAAAGCGTGGCCGACGCAAGCACCAGGGCCCCCAACCCGGCGAGCGACGCGCTCATCGCGATCAGATCGCCCAACGCGACACCGGCTGCGGTTGCGACAGCGACGCGTTTGCCTTGGCTCAGCGCATAGGACAGCACCAGAAGCACCGTCGGTCCGGGGATCAGCAAAAGAGCCAGCGATGCGGCTACGAAAGCCAGCCAAAGTGAAAAATCCATCCGAAATCTCCGATCCGCCTAAGGTGTTGCCAGAGTAAGGCATGGATCGGCAATGCCGGTAAAGGGCCTGACGCGGCAGACGGAAGACGCGCGTTCCGGTTGACTGGATAATGTGCTGGAAAGGGGGGAGTGTTGGTGGAGCATAGCGGGATCGAACCGCTGACCTCCTGCATGCCATGCAGGCGCTCTCCCAGCTGAGCTAATGCCCCATCGTGGACCGTGGTCCGAATGGTACGGTGTCGCCACCGATGCGCCGTGTACTAGGCGCAAGCTTCGGCGGGATCAAGCGAAAAAATGCCCGCCCCGCCGAAACAATCAGCTGTCGTCATCCTCGGATGCGACGTCTGCGATTTCTTCCAGAGGTACAGTTGTATCCTCGTCATCATCGTCGTCCAGAATGTCGTCGTCCAGATCGACATCAACGTCATCGTCATCCACCAGATCCTCGTCCTCGGATGCCTCTTTGACCTTGGCTTTGGTGGTTGCGGCATCTGCGGCGTCGGCGGCGATCATGCGGGACTTGGAAATGTCCACTTCCACGACCTCGCCCGTGTAGGGGCTGATGATCGGGTTTTTATTCAGATCGTAGAAACGCTTGCCCGTGGTGGGGCAAAGGCGCTTGGTTCCCCATTCTTCGTTGGGCATATCGGTCCCCTTCAAGATTTGCGGTTGCATTTGGGTGTTCGTGTATAGAAGATTCTGGGCAAGTGCCATACGAAGGGCAGGCTGTCAAAGCCAAAAGCCTTAACTCCTTTATTCGCAGGCCCCAGATGACGGACCAGCACCTGCTTGGCGACCCTCCCATTGCGTTGACCCTGCGCCGATCTGCCCGTGCGCGGCGGATCAGTCTGCGAATCTCGCAGCTGGACGGGCGGGTGACACTGACGATGCCGAAACGGCTTGCGGAGCGCGAGGCGCTGGCCTTTGCGGCCAGCAAGGAAGACTGGATCAGGCACCATCTGGCGGCGCGCGGAGCAGATGTGCCGGTTGCCATCGGCGCGCAGCTTCCCTTGGGCGGGCAGATGGTCGAGGTGGTCGCGGGGCAAGGGCGGCGCGTCGAGATCCGCGCGGACACCATCCACGTCCCCGGACCCGCGGACCGGGTGGGCAAGCGGTTGCAGGCGCACCTCAAGGAGCTCGCCCGCGACAGGCTGGCGGGGGCGTGTGACGATTATGCCGCCGCGCTGGGCCGGTCGTATGACCGGATCAGCCTGCGCGACACGCGGTCGCGGTGGGGGTCGTGCACGTCCGATGCGGGGCTGATGTTTTCATGGCGGTTGATCATGGCACCGCCTGACGTGCTGGACTATGTGGCGGCACATGAGGTCGCGCATCTGGCCGAGATGAACCATTCGCCCGCGTTCTGGGCAGGGGTGACGCGCATTTACGGTGACTATGATCCGCCGCGCCGCTGGCTGCGCACGCATGGCAGCGGATTGCACCGGTACAAATTCTAGTCTGAACTTTCCCGTTGTGCGGCGCGTTGGGTCGCCACCGCATGAACAGGAGAATGACAGATGTCTTCATCGAAATCACAAGACGAAATCTGGGACGAATGGCGCGATCTGGTCAACATGGCCCCACAGGAGCTGGAGGACTGGCTGGAGACCGAGGAGTCGAAATCCGTTGGCGATACGGAGGATCGCGAATCCACGGGGCACAAGTCGGGCCGCCGCATTGTAAAGATCAAGCGCACCAACAAGGACGATCTGAGTGACGACCAGTGGGACCACATGGCGACCGTCGTCGGCTATGTGAAACGGCATCTGTCGCAGGGCGGGCCGGACTCCGATGTGGAAGAATCGGACTGGCGCTATTCGTTGATGAACTGGGGGCACGACCCGCTGAAAGACGACGATTGACGGGGCATAAATTTGTGATCACAAAGAGGCATGAACCTGACCTCGCGCCCCGTTGATCCTGCCCCGCTTGCCCATGACAGGGTTTACCGACAGCTGCGCAGCCGTGTTATGTACGGCGATATTGCGCCCGGTCAGGCCCTTACGCTGAGGGGGATCGGGCGCGAGTACGAGGTGTCGATGACACCGGCGCGGGAGGCGGTGCGGCGGCTGGTGGCGGAGGGGGCATTCACGATGTCGAACTCGGGGCGGATCGCCACGCCGGAGCTCAGCAACGAGCGGATAGAGGAGCTGGCCGCGCTTCGGGCGTTGATCGAGGTGGAGCTGGCAAGCCGCGCCTTGCCGCGCGCGCATATGGCGCTGATCGAACGGTTGCAGACCATCAACGGCAAGGTCGGCGAGGCCGTGGCCCACCGCGATGCCGTCAGCTATATCCGCACCAATCTGGAATTCCACAGAGCCTTGTATTTAAGGGCGCAGGCCCCTGCGATGCTGGCGATGGCGGAGACGGTGTGGCTGCAGATGGGGCCAACGATGCGCGCACTTTACGGGCGCTTGCGGCGGACCGAACCCCCGCAGTTTCACCGGCTGATCATTGCCGCGCTAAGGGCGGGTGACGAGCCGGGACTGCGGCTTGCGGTGCGTTCGGATGTGACGCAGGGGCTGCGGATGCTGGCAAGCTGAACCACCGCCGCTTGACGCCTTGGGAGGATATGCACACAGTGTGCACCATGCGTACACACACTGTGCATACGATTGCGTTCTATCCCCGCGGCTGACCAGACGCGGACGATTTCCCCATTCCAGATGACTTCGTGCCGCCGGTCGGGCGCGCGCCGCGGCCGGCGGGGCGCACCACAGACCGACAAAAGGCCGACACCATGACACAGCCCCTACTCCGCCCCGTCGAGACCCGCGATTTGCCGCGGTTGTTCGAGATGATCGTCGCGCTTGCCGCGCACCACGGCGATACGCCGGGGCTGACTCCGCAAGCCCTGCGCGACGACGTGACGGGCGATCATCCGTGGGTCAGGGTTCTGGTCGCCGAAGCGGATGGTGTGCCGATCGGATACGGGGCGCTGTGCCCGCTGGCGCAGCTTCAGCACGGGGTGCGCGGGATGGACATGCACCATCTGTTCGTAGAGGCCGCGTGGCGGGGCCACGGTGTGGGGCGCGCGCTTATTGAGGGGTGTGTCGAACTGGCGCGGGCGCTCGGCTGCCGCTATGTCACGGTGGGCACACACCCCGACAACCTGGCCGCGCAGCAGGTCTATGCCGCGGCAGGGTTCGAGACATTGTCGTCGCCCGGACCACGCTTCATCCACAAGATGTGAGCGGGGATCAGGCCGCGAGGCCGCGATCACCCATGTCGAGGTACTTCTCGCGGCGGTCCTTGACGAGCGCCTTGGCGTCCTTGTCGGACAACGACTTGAGCATTTCGTCGATCATGGCACCCACGGACGCGATGGCGGTCTGCGGGTCGCGGTGCGCGCCGCCTTTGGGTTCGGGGATGATCCGGTCGTTGACGCCCAGTTGCTTGAGATCTTGCGCGGTCAGGCGCAACGCTTCGGCAGCTTCGCGCATCTTTTCGGCGTCTTTCCACAGGATCGACGCGCAGCCTTCGGGCGAGATCACGGAATAGACGGAGTGTTCGAGCATCGCGACACGGTTGGCCGTGGCAAAGGCCACCGCCCCGCCCGATCCGCCTTCGCCGATGATGACAGACACCAGCGGCACGCCGATCTGGAGGCATTTTTCGGTGGCGCGCGCGATGGCTTCGGATTGGCCGCGTTCCTCGGCGCCCTTGCCGGGGTAGGCGCCGGGCGTATCGACGAGTGTTATGACGGGCAGGCCGAACCGGTCGGCCATGTCCATCAGGCGCACCGCCTTGCGGTATCCTTCGGGGCGCGCCATGCCGAAATTGCGTTCGATGCGCGATTTGGTGTCATTGCCCTTCTCGTGGCCGATCACCACGACGGGCGTGTCGTTGAACCGTGCAAGCCCGCCCATGACCGCGTGGTCATCGGCAAAGTTCCGGTCCCCCGCCAGCGGCGTGTATTCGGTAAACAGCGCGTCAATATAGTCCTTGCAGTGGGGCCGGTCGGGGTGGCGGGCCACCTGACATTTGCGCCAGGGCGTGAGGTTTTTATACAGATCGTCCAGCATCTTGGCCGCTTTGGCGTCGAGCGCCTGCGCTTCGGTGGTGACATCGGTTCCGGGGTCCCGCTTGGCCATGGCGCGCAGCTCTTCTGCTTTGCCTTCGATTTCGGCCAGCGGTTTTTCGAAATCCATATACTGGGTCATGTGATGCCTCTTGACGATACGCTGGTCCCGTATATGGCGCTGATTTGCCGGGTTTGCAACGTGGCGTCAGCGGCGGGTCACAGTTGCAGAACCGGATAGAGCGAGGCCACCAGAAGGAGAGCCATCGTCCAGTTGAAGACCGCCAGCCTGCGCGGGTTGGTCAGGACGCGCTGCAATTGCTGGCCCGCGACGGTCCACATCGTGACCGATGGCAGGTTCACGGCGGCAAAGAGCATCCCCGCGAGCGCCAGCAGGAGCAGCCCGCCATCGCCCACGTAAACGGTGATCGCGGTGAGCGCCATGGCCCAGGCCTTGGGGTTTACCCACTGGAAACCCGCCGCCTGAAGAAAGCTCATCGGGGTGCCGGCGGAGTCGGATTTGCGCACCGGTGCGGCATGGGCGATTTTCCACGCCAGCCAGAGCATATAGATCACGCTGCCGATCTTGAGCGCGGTATAGACCACGGGAAAGCGGTCAAAAATCTGCACCAGCCCCGCGCCCACGGCAAACATCATCACCATGAAGCCGACGGAGATGCCCAGCATATGCGGGATCGTCCGGAAAAAGCCGAAGTTGGCCCCCGAGGCCATCAGCATCAGGTTGTTGGGCCCCGGTGTGGCGGAGCTGACGAAGGCGAAAAGCGCGAGGCCGGTGATGAGTTCAAATGTCATACCGCAATAATTGCGCCGCTGTGGGGGTGATAAATTGCGAAATGCGCCGGATTGTGGTTATCTGCGCAATGTATGGCAGATATTGACGAAAAATCACATCAGATATTGCGCGAGTTATCCCGCGACGGCCGCATCAGCAATCTGGAGCTTGCCGATCGGGTGGGCCTGTCGCCCTCGGCGTGTTTGCGGCGTGTGCAGGAGCTTGAACGGCGCGGTGTCATCACCGGCTACCGGGCGGTGCTGGACCCGGCGGCGATGGGCACGGGGTTCGTGGCCTATATCGGTGTTGGCCTGAAGGATCATTCCAAGGCCAGTCAGGAAGCGTTCGAGCGCGCGATTTCGCGTGCCCCCGAGGTGCGCGAGTGTCACAACATCACCGGGTCGATCGAGTATCTGCTGCGGGTGGAAAGCGACGATCTGCGCGCCTACAAGCGGTTTCATACCGACCGGCTGGGCGCCTTGCCGCAAGTGGCGTCGATCACCTCCTATGTCGTGATGGGGTCGCCCAAGGACGAGCGGGCCTGATTGTTTCCATTTTGGCGACAATGCTGACCAAAGGGCGCATTGTTTCGCTGGTGGCGTGGAAACACTGTGTTTCCGCCGCATTTCTTGTGGATTTCCGGGGGGTCCGTATTTTGCGGCTGCCTTGATTGTGCAGACACACTGTGGAGCGGTGCCGATGACGATGTTGAACTATTTGCAAGCTGGCGTGCTGGGCGCGATGTCTGCGCTGTTCGTCTATGATCTGGGCTTTGACCGGGGGGCGCATGGCGCACCGGTGCCGCCCGCCACAAGCGCTGTGCATACCGTCGTCTGAGCGGCGGTTCTTTTTGCAAAACGGCCCGTGCAGGGATGCGCGGGCCGTTTTGCGTTTGACGCGGATCAGCCCGCGATCATTTCGGATTGGCGCACGATGACTTCGGCCTGTTTGATGCTGGCGATGTCGACGAGACGGCCCTTGTAGACCGTGGCTCCTTCGCCGTTGGCCTTGGCCTGTTCCATCGCGGCGAGGATTTCGCGGGCTTCGGCCACGGCAGCGTCGGAGGGGGTGAACACCTCGTTGGCGAGCGCGATCTGTTTGGGGTGGATGGCCCATTTGCCGACCATGCCCAGCGTTGCGGAACGGCGGGCCTGCGCGCGGTAGCCTTCGTCGTCGGAAAAGTCGCCGAAGGGGCCATCGACCGGCAGCACGCCGTGGGTGCGGCAGGCCGCGACAATCGCCGTTTGCGCCCAGTGCCACGGATCGGACCAGTGTTTTTGCCCGTCGTGCAGCATGTAGTAGTTTTCCTGCGTGCCGCCGATGCCGGTGGTCTGCATGCCCATGGAGGCGGCAAAATCCGCGGCGCCGAGGCTCATCGCGGTCATGCGTGGCGAGGCGGCGGCGATTTCCTCGACGTGGGCGACGCCAGCGGCGGATTCGATGATCACTTCGAACTGGATCGGTTTCGTGCGCCCCTTGGCGGTTTCGATTGCCGTGACCAGCGCGTCGACCGCGTAGATGTCGGCGGCGCAGCCGACCTTGGGGATCATGATCTGGTCAAGCCGGTCGTCGGCCTGTTCGAGCAGATCCACCACGTCACGGTACCAGTAGGGGGTGTCGAGCCCGTTGATGCGCACCGACAGGGTCTTGGTGCCCCAATCATGCGCGCCGATGGCCTCGATCACGTTGGCGCGGGCCATGTCCTTGTCGGTGGGGGCGACGCTGTCTTCGAGATCGAGGTTGATGACATCCGCCGCCGAGGCCGCCATCTTGGGAAAGAGTTTGGTGTTCGATCCCGGGCCGAAGAGCTGGCAGCGGTTGGGGCGCGCGGCGGGGGCGGGTTGCAGGCGAAAGCTCATGGGGAAATCCTTCGAGACATAAAATTGCGTCAGACGTTGCGTTGTGATTATTAAATTGCGCGCCATGCCGCAAGTGCATTTTGCACCCGCAGCAAAGCGTGTTTTGCACTGCTACGCACAAATTGTGCACGTAGCGCGAAATTTTCGGCAGGATCGTGCGGAGAGATGCCCGGTGGCGCGCGATACGAGATTGATTTGCGCGCCGTTTGGCGCAATCTGCGCGTAAATCGACACATTTTTCGGGGAGAATCACGTCATGATCGAGACACCGTATCTTTTGTTTCTGGGCGACGCGCCGGACCAGCTGTCTGCGAAGGTCGCACAGGGCATCAAGGACTGGCGCCCGGACAATGCCGTGGGCCAGTTGCGCATGGAAGGCTGCAAGGCCGATGTAGGTCTGACGGACATGACGCTGGCGCAGGCGCGCGAAGCGGGGGCCAAGACGCTGGTGATCGGGGTCGCGAACCGCGGTGGCTATATCAGTCAGGCGTGGAAGAAGGTGCTGATCGAGGCGCTGGGCATGGGATATGATCTGGCGTCGGGGCTGCACAACCTTTTGGCCAACGAGGGCGATCTGGTGGCGGCGAGCCAGATCAACGGTCAGA from Sulfitobacter sp. S190 includes the following:
- a CDS encoding LysE family translocator, encoding MDFSLWLAFVAASLALLLIPGPTVLLVLSYALSQGKRVAVATAAGVALGDLIAMSASLAGLGALVLASATLFTMLKWVGAVYLVYLGIKLFRSARSAEFGDVTAQTDTSARQVFGHAAAVTALNPKSIVFFIAFVPQFIDVNTALVPQFAILVATFVSLAGLNALAYALLADRLRARIARPAVLAGMSRVGGAALVAMGVATAAFKRTA
- a CDS encoding TIGR02300 family protein, yielding MPNEEWGTKRLCPTTGKRFYDLNKNPIISPYTGEVVEVDISKSRMIAADAADAATTKAKVKEASEDEDLVDDDDVDVDLDDDILDDDDDEDTTVPLEEIADVASEDDDS
- a CDS encoding M48 family metallopeptidase, producing the protein MTDQHLLGDPPIALTLRRSARARRISLRISQLDGRVTLTMPKRLAEREALAFAASKEDWIRHHLAARGADVPVAIGAQLPLGGQMVEVVAGQGRRVEIRADTIHVPGPADRVGKRLQAHLKELARDRLAGACDDYAAALGRSYDRISLRDTRSRWGSCTSDAGLMFSWRLIMAPPDVLDYVAAHEVAHLAEMNHSPAFWAGVTRIYGDYDPPRRWLRTHGSGLHRYKF
- a CDS encoding DUF3140 domain-containing protein; translated protein: MSSSKSQDEIWDEWRDLVNMAPQELEDWLETEESKSVGDTEDRESTGHKSGRRIVKIKRTNKDDLSDDQWDHMATVVGYVKRHLSQGGPDSDVEESDWRYSLMNWGHDPLKDDD
- a CDS encoding GntR family transcriptional regulator; its protein translation is MNLTSRPVDPAPLAHDRVYRQLRSRVMYGDIAPGQALTLRGIGREYEVSMTPAREAVRRLVAEGAFTMSNSGRIATPELSNERIEELAALRALIEVELASRALPRAHMALIERLQTINGKVGEAVAHRDAVSYIRTNLEFHRALYLRAQAPAMLAMAETVWLQMGPTMRALYGRLRRTEPPQFHRLIIAALRAGDEPGLRLAVRSDVTQGLRMLAS
- a CDS encoding GNAT family N-acetyltransferase; the encoded protein is MTQPLLRPVETRDLPRLFEMIVALAAHHGDTPGLTPQALRDDVTGDHPWVRVLVAEADGVPIGYGALCPLAQLQHGVRGMDMHHLFVEAAWRGHGVGRALIEGCVELARALGCRYVTVGTHPDNLAAQQVYAAAGFETLSSPGPRFIHKM
- a CDS encoding acetyl-CoA carboxylase carboxyltransferase subunit alpha, which gives rise to MTQYMDFEKPLAEIEGKAEELRAMAKRDPGTDVTTEAQALDAKAAKMLDDLYKNLTPWRKCQVARHPDRPHCKDYIDALFTEYTPLAGDRNFADDHAVMGGLARFNDTPVVVIGHEKGNDTKSRIERNFGMARPEGYRKAVRLMDMADRFGLPVITLVDTPGAYPGKGAEERGQSEAIARATEKCLQIGVPLVSVIIGEGGSGGAVAFATANRVAMLEHSVYSVISPEGCASILWKDAEKMREAAEALRLTAQDLKQLGVNDRIIPEPKGGAHRDPQTAIASVGAMIDEMLKSLSDKDAKALVKDRREKYLDMGDRGLAA
- a CDS encoding LysE family translocator, with product MTFELITGLALFAFVSSATPGPNNLMLMASGANFGFFRTIPHMLGISVGFMVMMFAVGAGLVQIFDRFPVVYTALKIGSVIYMLWLAWKIAHAAPVRKSDSAGTPMSFLQAAGFQWVNPKAWAMALTAITVYVGDGGLLLLALAGMLFAAVNLPSVTMWTVAGQQLQRVLTNPRRLAVFNWTMALLLVASLYPVLQL
- a CDS encoding Lrp/AsnC family transcriptional regulator, with the translated sequence MADIDEKSHQILRELSRDGRISNLELADRVGLSPSACLRRVQELERRGVITGYRAVLDPAAMGTGFVAYIGVGLKDHSKASQEAFERAISRAPEVRECHNITGSIEYLLRVESDDLRAYKRFHTDRLGALPQVASITSYVVMGSPKDERA
- a CDS encoding L-malyl-CoA/beta-methylmalyl-CoA lyase — translated: MSFRLQPAPAARPNRCQLFGPGSNTKLFPKMAASAADVINLDLEDSVAPTDKDMARANVIEAIGAHDWGTKTLSVRINGLDTPYWYRDVVDLLEQADDRLDQIMIPKVGCAADIYAVDALVTAIETAKGRTKPIQFEVIIESAAGVAHVEEIAAASPRMTAMSLGAADFAASMGMQTTGIGGTQENYYMLHDGQKHWSDPWHWAQTAIVAACRTHGVLPVDGPFGDFSDDEGYRAQARRSATLGMVGKWAIHPKQIALANEVFTPSDAAVAEAREILAAMEQAKANGEGATVYKGRLVDIASIKQAEVIVRQSEMIAG